In the genome of Nitrospinota bacterium, the window GCTTTGGTACTGTCGAATCGGCGATCGAGGCAATTAGGGAAGGGGCATACAGCTACCTCCTGAAGCCTTTAAAGGTCGACAGGCTTCTCCTGGAAGTTCAGAAAGCGGCAAGAACAAGCAAGCTGAGGTCGGAAAATTTCATTTTAAAGCACTCCGATGTATACAAGGATCCCACATTTTATGAATTCAAAAGTTCTCGAATGGGAGTGGCCCTGGAGCAGCTGAAGATTGCCGCATCAAGCGAATCGGCAATTCTGCTTCTTGGTGAAAGCGGCGTGGGGAAGGAAGTAGCCGCTAACTTCATTCACAAAGCCAGCAAAAGGAGTGCAAATACCTTCATAAAGGTACATTGCGCGTCACTTTCACCCGGTGTGCTTGAGAGCGAGCTGTTCGGCCACGAGAAAGGCTCCTTTACAGGGGCGGTGGCGGAAAGAAAGGGGCGTTTTGAGCTTGCAAACGGAGGGACAATATTTCTCGACGAGATCAGCACGATCTCAATGGAAATACAGATAAAGCTGTTGCGCGTACTTCAGGAAAAACAGGTGGAACGGGTTGGCGGTTCGAAAACCATTAATGTCGATTTCCGCCTTATTACAGCATCAAACCAAAATCTTCAGATGCTCGTTAAGGAAGGGAAGTTCAGGGACGACCTGTATTACAGAATAGGGGTGATACCGGTAGACGTTCCACCATTGCGGGAGATGAAAGACGATATCCCAAGTCTGGCGGCCTTTTTTATGCGGAAGTTCTGCAACGTAACCGGGAAGATGCCGCTTGATATTTCCGCACAGGCCTTAAACGATCTGGCGAACTATTCGTGGCCCGGGAACATAAGGGAACTGCAGAATGTGATCGAGCGGGCGGTAGTTCTCGACAGGGATGGCATTATTGAACATAACGATCTGCCGTTGGAGATCACCCGTCTAGGGGGTAATGGCAATGCGGTTTTAAACGGCGACCATAAATTAAAGGACGTTATGGGAAACTTCGAGAAGGAATACATCGCTCAGGTTCTTTCCTCAAACGGATACAACGTAACGAAGACGGCCAAACTCCTGGATATTTCAAGAAGGAACCTTCAGCAGAAGATCAGCAGGTATAATCTGAAGATGAAATGATCCTACAGTTTGGATGTTTGATCACCAAACAGGTAAGAGTTATTATGTTTTTTCTGCGCTTCACGAAAGAAGCGTAGCGAGGTCGGCTTCAAATTTCTCTACGCTGAAATGGTTGCCGTCAATATATTTCCCCTTGTATTCAAGGGTTGGTACAACCCTCTTTCCCCTTGCCGCAACCACGATATCCACTGCTTCGGGGTTCTCCTCAATATCGACTTCCTCAAATTCAATACCCTTGTTCTCAAGGAACCTTTTGGCCTTATGACAGTCCGGGCACCATCCAGTTGTGAATATCTTCAGCTTGTCCATCCCTTGATTATATATCCTCTTTACCCGCTATCCATAGCGTAAATGTAAAGTATTAATTTTAAAGGCATAATTATTTGTTTTCGTCGATGTTCTTTTGATAGAATGCGTCTATGAGTACATATTTCCTCGATTTTGAAGCAAAGATTGCCGAGTTGGAGAAGAAGCTGGAAGAGCTTCGCTCACTCGGCAAGGAAAAGAAGGCCGATTTTTCCGACGAGATCAAAAAGATGCACAAAAAGATAAACCAGATGCGTGAGGAGACGTTCACGAACCTGACGCGGTGGCAAAGAACGCTCCTCGCAAGACATCCCGACCGTCCATATGCCTACGACTACATTAGAGAGATGACAACAGGTTTTGTGGAGCTTCACGGCGACAGGTATTTTGGCGACGGACCTTCGATTGTAGGGGGCTTCGCCACGATGGACGACAAGCCGGTGATGATCATTGGTCAGCAAAAGGGCCGGGATACCAAGGAAAAGATGTACAGGAATTTTGGTATGGCTCACCCCGAGGGTTACAGGAAAAGCCTCAGGCTCATGAAGCTCGCCGAAAAATTCAAGACACCGATTATCACTCTCATCGATACCGCAGGTGCCTATCCCGGGATCGGGGCGGAAGAGCGGGGGCAGGCGGAGGCGATCGCGAGAAATCTCCTTGAAATGGCATCGCTGAAAGTTCCGGTTATATGCGTTGTAACCGGCGAAGGGGGGAGCGGCGGAGCGCTGGCTATCGGCGTTGGCAACCGCGTGCTGATGATGGAATATTCTGTTTACTCCGTCATATCCCCTGAAGGGTGCGCGGCCATATTATGGAAAGATCAGGCGAAAATAGCCGAAGCCGCCGAGGCGCTTGCCCTAACAGCAAATGATTTGCTCCAGCAGGGGATAATAGACGAAGTTGTTCAGGAGCCTATCGGCGGAGCACATAGGGACCCTGCAGTTGCCGCACATACCCTAAGAAGGGTCCTAAGGCGCCATTTGGCTGAACTCTCCGAACTTCCGGTTAGAAAATTGGTCGACCAGAGAAGGGAAAAATTTCGACGGATTGGTACTTTCACGGAGTAATTGCGCTTTACCATTTCCTTCTTCTCCATATTGCCTTCATTATATATAACCGTAAGTTTCCAGCTGGAACATGCCGAATTTCCATTAAGCAGACGGCATGATGAATCAGTCAGGTGGTTCGGATGTCTGTAAACGCCATATAAAGTCTCTGCAGAAACTCAAAAATAGAAAAACTGT includes:
- a CDS encoding glutaredoxin family protein, yielding MDKLKIFTTGWCPDCHKAKRFLENKGIEFEEVDIEENPEAVDIVVAARGKRVVPTLEYKGKYIDGNHFSVEKFEADLATLLS
- a CDS encoding acetyl-CoA carboxylase carboxyltransferase subunit alpha yields the protein MSTYFLDFEAKIAELEKKLEELRSLGKEKKADFSDEIKKMHKKINQMREETFTNLTRWQRTLLARHPDRPYAYDYIREMTTGFVELHGDRYFGDGPSIVGGFATMDDKPVMIIGQQKGRDTKEKMYRNFGMAHPEGYRKSLRLMKLAEKFKTPIITLIDTAGAYPGIGAEERGQAEAIARNLLEMASLKVPVICVVTGEGGSGGALAIGVGNRVLMMEYSVYSVISPEGCAAILWKDQAKIAEAAEALALTANDLLQQGIIDEVVQEPIGGAHRDPAVAAHTLRRVLRRHLAELSELPVRKLVDQRREKFRRIGTFTE
- a CDS encoding sigma-54 dependent transcriptional regulator, coding for MPPQETITETSLPANETIHLLLVDDDHDILSTQAEYFRMHGINVSTASTAVEALKSNEKGSYDVIITDMVMPGMDGLELLKKLNATNAKAEVIIFTGFGTVESAIEAIREGAYSYLLKPLKVDRLLLEVQKAARTSKLRSENFILKHSDVYKDPTFYEFKSSRMGVALEQLKIAASSESAILLLGESGVGKEVAANFIHKASKRSANTFIKVHCASLSPGVLESELFGHEKGSFTGAVAERKGRFELANGGTIFLDEISTISMEIQIKLLRVLQEKQVERVGGSKTINVDFRLITASNQNLQMLVKEGKFRDDLYYRIGVIPVDVPPLREMKDDIPSLAAFFMRKFCNVTGKMPLDISAQALNDLANYSWPGNIRELQNVIERAVVLDRDGIIEHNDLPLEITRLGGNGNAVLNGDHKLKDVMGNFEKEYIAQVLSSNGYNVTKTAKLLDISRRNLQQKISRYNLKMK